One window of the Parasphingopyxis algicola genome contains the following:
- a CDS encoding D-alanyl-D-alanine carboxypeptidase family protein — protein sequence MSKASVLLAVALTAMVAPGHAERPRYDGDPPIAYLIDMSSGAVLFARDADRRIPPASMAKMMTAHVAFDLLDEGEISLDQECMVRPETWRQWHGPSAGSTMFLSPGERVSIENLLYGVVTVSGNDASVVLAECLSGTETAFAALMNRKAEELGLENSRFGNSTGWPDEGRTYVTARDLARLAIATIRRYPEYYSQFYGRREFTWGETMSGQPITQPNRNPLMGNVDGADGLKTGHTEEAGYGFTGSAVQNGRRLVMVLAGLDSYRGRISEATRFMEWGFNAWRSVQLVSSGGRVGTARVQGGSAGEVGLVAPRDLAVTVPAGLASERQVKIVYEGPIRAPIAEGQHIADLVVETPDMPAQRLPLVAAEAVGERGFFGRVWAGLKSLLGIG from the coding sequence ATGAGCAAGGCTTCCGTTCTTCTCGCTGTGGCGCTGACCGCGATGGTCGCGCCCGGCCATGCCGAACGCCCCCGCTACGACGGCGATCCGCCCATCGCCTATCTGATCGACATGAGTTCGGGCGCGGTGTTGTTCGCGCGCGATGCAGACCGGCGGATCCCGCCCGCATCGATGGCGAAGATGATGACCGCGCATGTCGCGTTCGACCTGCTCGACGAAGGCGAGATCAGCCTCGATCAGGAATGCATGGTGCGCCCGGAAACGTGGCGGCAATGGCACGGGCCGAGCGCCGGATCGACGATGTTCCTGTCGCCCGGTGAACGGGTCAGCATCGAGAACCTTCTCTATGGCGTGGTCACGGTATCGGGCAACGATGCCAGCGTCGTGCTCGCCGAATGCCTGTCGGGAACGGAAACGGCCTTTGCCGCGCTGATGAACCGCAAGGCGGAAGAACTCGGTCTTGAAAACAGCCGGTTCGGCAACAGCACGGGCTGGCCCGACGAAGGTAGGACCTATGTCACGGCGCGCGATCTCGCCCGGCTGGCGATTGCGACAATCCGCCGCTATCCCGAATATTACAGCCAGTTCTACGGTCGCCGCGAGTTTACCTGGGGCGAGACGATGAGCGGTCAGCCCATCACCCAGCCCAATCGCAATCCGCTGATGGGAAATGTAGACGGCGCGGACGGTCTCAAGACCGGCCACACCGAAGAAGCCGGCTATGGCTTTACGGGCTCCGCCGTTCAAAACGGACGCCGCCTCGTCATGGTCCTGGCGGGTCTCGATTCCTATCGCGGGCGGATCAGCGAAGCGACCCGCTTCATGGAATGGGGATTCAACGCCTGGCGGTCGGTCCAGCTCGTATCGAGCGGCGGACGCGTCGGCACGGCGCGGGTGCAGGGCGGAAGCGCAGGCGAAGTCGGACTCGTGGCACCGCGCGATCTTGCCGTGACCGTGCCGGCGGGCCTCGCTTCCGAACGACAGGTCAAGATCGTGTACGAAGGACCGATCCGCGCACCGATCGCCGAAGGTCAGCATATCGCGGACTTGGTGGTGGAGACGCCGGACATGCCCGCCCAGCGGTTGCCGCTGGTCGCAGCGGAAGCGGTCGGCGAGCGCGGCTTTTTCGGGCGGGTCTGGGCTGGTCTCAAATCGCTGCTCGGCATTGGATAG
- the tmk gene encoding dTMP kinase has protein sequence MRGKFITLEGGEGAGKSTQARLLTSWLHDRGFETVETREPGGTPGADAIRALLLDGDTPFTPTAEAHLFAAARADHVETLIRPALAAGRWVVCDRFVDSTLAYQGAAGKLGVDLVRSINETAIGDTWPDLTILLRTDTDTGTRRAIARDGAETDRFTNRDFAFHRAVGKAFDNFAEREPVRFAVVDGTKSIEQVAGAIRSAVETRLL, from the coding sequence GTGCGCGGCAAATTCATAACGCTCGAAGGCGGCGAGGGCGCCGGCAAATCGACGCAGGCCAGGCTTTTGACGTCATGGCTTCACGATCGGGGATTTGAAACCGTCGAAACCCGCGAACCCGGCGGAACGCCGGGAGCCGACGCGATCCGCGCATTGTTGCTGGACGGAGATACGCCGTTCACGCCCACCGCCGAAGCCCATCTGTTCGCGGCAGCGCGCGCCGATCATGTCGAAACGCTGATCCGCCCGGCACTCGCAGCCGGTAGATGGGTGGTGTGCGACCGGTTCGTGGATTCGACGCTCGCCTACCAGGGCGCGGCGGGAAAGCTCGGCGTGGATCTGGTCCGCTCGATCAATGAAACGGCGATCGGCGACACCTGGCCGGATCTCACCATATTACTGCGGACCGACACGGATACGGGCACGCGCCGGGCGATCGCCCGCGATGGAGCCGAGACCGATCGGTTCACGAATCGGGATTTCGCTTTCCATCGCGCCGTGGGTAAGGCCTTTGATAATTTTGCGGAGAGGGAACCGGTGCGCTTTGCGGTGGTCGACGGGACCAAAAGTATAGAACAGGTGGCAGGCGCGATCCGATCGGCGGTAGAGACGCGGCTGCTATGA
- a CDS encoding DNA polymerase III subunit delta' — translation MKLFGQDTAIDAFRDAMDSGKLHHAWLLAGPRGVGKALFADMAARRMLAQAARPEGLGEGLSVPDIHPTAQLIDAGSHPDLRRLARLPRDRKPEELARNITVDQVRGIQSLFATTPSMSDWRAVVIDAIDDLERPAANALLKNLEEPPSNCVFLLVCHNPGRVLPTIRSRCRMLRFSRLSPDAMTSAIAQAAPDLDADERTALVRIGNGAPGQALHYAGLDIAALDATIGSLIAEGDAGNRARAALAQSLGLKNAQPRYEAFLDRAPSAIAAHARTLEGRALQKAVSVWEEARALAGGAQRLSLDPQTTVFALAGLLASLHEPRHDA, via the coding sequence ATGAAGCTTTTTGGCCAGGATACCGCGATCGACGCGTTCCGCGATGCGATGGACAGCGGGAAACTGCACCATGCCTGGCTGCTTGCCGGGCCCAGGGGCGTCGGCAAGGCGCTGTTCGCCGACATGGCGGCGCGGCGTATGCTGGCCCAGGCCGCGCGGCCGGAAGGGCTGGGGGAGGGACTGTCCGTCCCTGACATCCATCCGACAGCGCAGCTGATCGATGCGGGGAGCCATCCCGACCTGCGCCGTCTCGCCAGGCTTCCCAGGGACCGCAAGCCCGAGGAGCTGGCGCGCAACATCACGGTCGACCAGGTTCGCGGGATCCAGTCGCTGTTCGCGACCACGCCGTCGATGTCCGACTGGCGGGCGGTGGTCATCGACGCGATCGACGATCTCGAACGACCGGCGGCCAATGCGTTGCTCAAAAATCTCGAGGAACCGCCGTCCAATTGCGTGTTCCTGCTCGTCTGCCACAACCCTGGCCGGGTGCTGCCCACTATCCGGTCGCGCTGCAGAATGCTGAGATTTTCGCGGCTTTCGCCTGACGCCATGACGTCAGCCATTGCTCAGGCCGCGCCTGATCTGGATGCGGACGAGCGTACGGCCCTTGTACGGATCGGCAATGGCGCGCCCGGCCAGGCGCTGCACTATGCCGGACTCGATATCGCAGCGCTCGATGCGACCATCGGTTCGCTGATCGCCGAAGGGGACGCAGGCAATCGCGCCCGCGCGGCGCTGGCGCAGAGCCTCGGTCTCAAGAACGCGCAGCCTCGCTACGAGGCCTTTCTGGATCGCGCGCCGTCGGCGATCGCGGCGCATGCGCGGACATTGGAGGGCAGGGCGCTCCAAAAGGCCGTATCCGTCTGGGAAGAGGCCCGCGCGCTGGCCGGCGGTGCGCAACGGCTGTCACTCGACCCGCAAACCACTGTTTTCGCGCTTGCCGGACTGCTCGCTTCGCTGCATGAACCCCGGCATGACGCCTGA
- the metG gene encoding methionine--tRNA ligase — protein sequence MTPDSKPFYITTAISYPNGRPHIGHAYEAIATDAIARFHRLAGRDVRFQTGVDEHGLKMVKTARERGMDIRDFADEMTQYFIEMNKILNIQYDRFIRTTEEANHRAAQEIWRRMEARGDLYLDRYEGWYSVRDEAYYDEKELIDGEGDEKLSPQGTPVEWTVEESWFFKLSNYQDKLLELYENDPEFLKPDSRRNEIARFVESGLRDLSISRTSFDWGVKVPGHEDHVMYVWLDALTNYLTGLDFPDEEGLYARYWGEDAESVHIIGKDIVRFHTVYWPAFLMSADLPLPSRVFGHGFLLNRGQKESKSLGNVTDPIELAETFGVDSVRYFLLSEVSFGRDGSYSAEAIVNRCNADLANDLGNLAQRTLSMIAKNFDGKVPEPGNPTDADCTLMATFDAIPKQAAEAMDEFAIHQALEAIWRGAGEANLYISEEQPWSVRKTDPDRAGTILYRSAEAVRQLAILARWAIPASADALLDQLAQPEEARDFAALGQPLKPELELPAPQGVFPRLELPEEQGDS from the coding sequence ATGACGCCTGATTCCAAGCCTTTCTACATCACCACCGCGATCAGCTATCCCAATGGGCGGCCGCATATCGGCCATGCCTATGAAGCGATCGCGACCGACGCGATCGCCCGCTTCCACCGGCTTGCGGGCCGCGATGTCCGGTTTCAGACAGGTGTCGACGAGCACGGCCTGAAAATGGTCAAGACCGCGCGCGAACGCGGCATGGATATCCGCGATTTCGCCGATGAAATGACGCAATATTTCATCGAGATGAATAAAATTCTTAATATTCAATATGATCGCTTCATCCGGACGACCGAGGAGGCGAACCACCGCGCCGCGCAGGAGATCTGGCGACGGATGGAGGCCAGAGGCGATTTGTATCTCGATCGCTATGAGGGTTGGTACTCGGTCCGCGACGAAGCCTATTATGACGAGAAGGAGCTGATCGACGGGGAGGGGGACGAAAAACTCTCACCCCAAGGCACGCCAGTCGAGTGGACAGTCGAGGAAAGCTGGTTCTTCAAGCTCTCAAATTACCAGGACAAGCTCCTCGAATTATACGAAAACGACCCCGAATTCCTGAAACCGGATAGCCGCCGCAACGAGATCGCCCGGTTCGTCGAAAGCGGACTGCGCGACCTTTCGATTTCGCGCACCAGCTTCGATTGGGGCGTCAAAGTGCCCGGCCACGAAGATCATGTCATGTATGTCTGGCTCGATGCGCTGACCAACTATCTGACAGGCCTCGATTTTCCGGACGAGGAGGGGCTTTACGCCCGCTATTGGGGCGAGGATGCCGAAAGCGTCCATATCATCGGCAAGGATATCGTCCGCTTCCACACCGTTTATTGGCCAGCCTTTCTGATGAGCGCCGATCTGCCGCTGCCGTCGCGCGTCTTCGGCCACGGTTTCCTGCTCAATCGTGGGCAAAAAGAGTCAAAATCGCTCGGTAATGTGACCGATCCGATCGAACTCGCCGAGACATTCGGCGTGGATTCGGTCCGCTATTTCCTGCTCAGCGAGGTCAGTTTCGGGCGGGACGGCAGCTACTCGGCCGAAGCCATCGTCAATCGCTGTAATGCCGATCTGGCTAACGATCTCGGCAATCTGGCCCAGCGTACGCTGTCCATGATCGCCAAGAATTTCGACGGCAAAGTGCCGGAACCCGGCAACCCGACCGATGCCGATTGCACGCTGATGGCGACTTTCGACGCTATCCCGAAACAGGCCGCCGAGGCGATGGACGAATTCGCGATCCACCAGGCGCTGGAGGCGATCTGGCGCGGGGCGGGGGAAGCCAATCTCTACATCTCGGAGGAACAGCCCTGGTCGGTGCGCAAGACCGATCCCGATCGCGCCGGAACTATCCTCTATCGCTCGGCCGAAGCCGTGCGCCAGCTCGCAATCCTCGCGCGCTGGGCGATCCCCGCCTCGGCCGATGCGCTGCTCGACCAGCTGGCCCAACCCGAAGAGGCGCGCGACTTCGCCGCGCTCGGCCAACCGCTCAAACCCGAACTCGAACTGCCCGCACCCCAGGGCGTCTTTCCGCGGCTGGAATTGCCCGAAGAGCAGGGTGACAGTTAG
- a CDS encoding TatD family hydrolase, with protein sequence MFVDSHCHLNYEGLVERQDDVIEAARARGVSTMLNISTREREWDAIIGTAEKADDIWASVGIHPHEADAHPDIDTAKLVARADHPRVVAIGETGLDYYYEHSDRARQKASFRAHIAASRETDLPLIVHTRDAEDDTAEILADEMGKGPYRGVIHCFTASQDFADIALDLGFYISISGIVTFKNAKDLQATAAKLPADRLLIETDSPFLAPVPNRGKTCEPAFVADTAAFLADLRGEPVEELAAYTTRNFRTLFDKTAA encoded by the coding sequence ATGTTCGTCGATAGTCACTGCCATCTCAATTACGAAGGTCTGGTCGAGCGTCAGGATGATGTCATCGAGGCCGCGCGCGCACGCGGTGTATCGACGATGCTCAACATCTCCACGCGCGAACGCGAATGGGATGCGATCATCGGAACCGCGGAAAAGGCGGACGATATCTGGGCCTCGGTCGGCATTCACCCGCATGAAGCCGATGCGCACCCCGATATCGATACCGCGAAGCTCGTGGCCAGGGCCGATCATCCGCGCGTCGTGGCGATCGGCGAGACGGGCCTCGACTATTATTACGAGCATTCGGACCGCGCGCGCCAAAAGGCGAGTTTCCGGGCCCATATCGCCGCGTCCCGCGAAACGGATCTGCCGCTTATCGTCCACACGCGCGATGCCGAGGACGACACGGCGGAGATCCTGGCCGACGAAATGGGGAAGGGACCATATCGCGGCGTCATCCACTGTTTCACGGCCAGCCAGGATTTCGCCGATATCGCGCTCGATCTGGGCTTCTATATCTCGATTTCCGGCATCGTGACGTTCAAGAATGCGAAGGATTTGCAGGCGACGGCCGCCAAACTCCCGGCCGACCGGCTGCTGATCGAAACGGATTCGCCCTTTCTCGCCCCGGTCCCGAATCGCGGGAAGACCTGCGAGCCGGCCTTCGTCGCGGACACGGCGGCGTTCCTGGCTGACCTGCGCGGCGAGCCGGTGGAAGAGCTCGCGGCTTATACGACGCGCAACTTCCGTACATTGTTCGACAAGACCGCCGCGTGA
- a CDS encoding MBL fold metallo-hydrolase, which produces MKVRILGCGTSSGVPKIGNDWGACDPDEPKNRRMRSSILVSADNHNILVDTGPDLRQQMLEAKVKRVDHVIWTHEHADHCHGIDELRQLYFALGGPIPCLARPRTLRELQQRFDFAFRGNGPYPSYAQGLALTDRVMLGSVTVTAADMPHGTITSAALRFDHGGKSIAYTTDFTGLPAKAFECVEGVDVWVVDALRRREHPTHPHLAQTLEWIDKARPKRAILTHMDHSMDYATLCAELPPGVEPGYDGMEVDFG; this is translated from the coding sequence GTGAAGGTTCGCATTCTCGGCTGCGGCACCTCGTCGGGCGTTCCGAAGATCGGCAATGACTGGGGCGCCTGCGACCCGGACGAACCGAAAAACCGGCGGATGCGCTCTTCGATCCTCGTTTCCGCCGACAATCATAACATCCTTGTCGATACCGGACCGGATCTGCGCCAGCAGATGCTCGAGGCAAAGGTCAAACGGGTGGATCATGTTATCTGGACGCATGAGCATGCCGATCATTGCCATGGTATCGACGAACTCCGGCAGCTCTATTTCGCGCTGGGCGGACCGATACCCTGCCTTGCGCGGCCGCGCACCTTGCGGGAGCTGCAGCAGCGTTTCGATTTCGCATTTCGCGGCAACGGCCCCTATCCGTCCTATGCGCAGGGCCTGGCGCTGACCGACCGGGTAATGCTGGGCAGCGTAACGGTCACCGCGGCGGACATGCCGCACGGCACGATCACCTCGGCCGCCCTGCGCTTCGATCATGGCGGCAAGAGCATCGCCTATACGACCGATTTCACCGGGCTGCCGGCCAAGGCCTTCGAGTGCGTCGAGGGTGTCGATGTCTGGGTCGTCGACGCGTTGCGCCGCCGCGAGCATCCGACGCACCCGCATCTCGCGCAAACGCTCGAATGGATTGACAAAGCCCGGCCGAAACGCGCGATACTGACGCATATGGACCATTCGATGGATTACGCGACGCTCTGCGCCGAACTGCCGCCCGGCGTCGAGCCCGGCTATGACGGGATGGAGGTGGATTTCGGATGA